The Impatiens glandulifera chromosome 3, dImpGla2.1, whole genome shotgun sequence genome contains a region encoding:
- the LOC124931234 gene encoding probable protein phosphatase 2C 73, with protein MGHFSSMFNGLATSLSMKKAQSHGAGAGELILETSGFVSVEGSNNFTSVFSRRGEKGVNQDSCIVWEGFGCGEEDDRIFCGIFDGHGPWGHYVAKRVKKTIALSLLSNWQETLAAESSSLSSSIDDSEKRVCNFNIWKQSYIKTFAAIDLDLKSHKKIDTFNSGTTGLTIVRQGEEIFIANVGDSRAVLGSISDDGRLIGVQLTLDFKPHLIEETERIIECNGRVFCLDDEPGVHRVWRPDIESPGLAMSRAFGDFSIKEFGLISLPQVIQRRITINDQFIILATDGVWDVVSNQEAVEIVSSTADKSKAAKRLTKFAANAWKRKRRGFAVDDISAICVFLHSSSTSAISTLSSHLVHPV; from the exons ATGGGTCACTTTTCATCTATGTTCAATGGATTAGCCACATCTTTATCGATGAAGAAAGCCCAGAGTCAcggcgccggcgccggcgaGTTGATTTTGGAGACTTCTGGCTTTGTTAGCGTTGAAGggtcaaataattttacatcTGTTTTCTCTAGAAGAGGCGAAAAGGGTGTTAATCAAGATAGCTGCATTGTTTGGGAG GGATTTGGCtgtggagaagaagatgatagAATATTTTGTGGGATTTTTGATGGGCATGGTCCATGGGGTCACTATGTGGCAAAGAGAGTGAAAAAGACGATAGCTTTATCATTATTATCCAATTGGCAAGAAACATTAGCAGCCGAGTCATCttctttatcttcttcaatTGATGATTCAGAGAAAAGGGTTTGTAATTTCAACATATGGAAACAATCCTACATAAAAACATTCGCGGCCATAGATCTAGACCTTAAATCACACAAGAAAATAGATACTTTCAACAGTGGAACAACCGGACTTACAATTGTAAGACAAGGTGAAGAGATATTCATCGCAAACGTTGGCGATTCACGGGCAGTTTTAGGATCAATATCAGACGACGGGAGATTGATCGGCGTTCAACTTACCCTCGATTTTAAACCACATCTTATAGAGGAAACAGAGAGGATAATTGAATGTAATGGACGAGTTTTCTGTTTAGATGATGAACCGGGTGTTCATCGTGTATGGCGACCGGATATTGAATCGCCGGGATTAGCTATGTCTAGAGCGTTTGGCGATTTCTCTATTAAAGAATTTGGACTTATTTCATTACCTCAAGTTATACAAAGAAGGATTACTATTAATGATCAGTTTATCATTCTTGCTACAGATGGG gtTTGGGATGTTGTTTCGAATCAAGAAGCGGTGGAGATTGTATCTTCGACGGCGGATAAGTCTAAGGCGGCGAAGCGTTTGACGAAATTTGCGGCGAACGCGTGGAAACGCAAGAGGAGAGGGTTTGCGGTGGATGATATTTCTGCGATTTGCGTTTTCCTTCATTCTTCTTCTACTTCTGCGATTTCTACTTTGTCTTCTCATTTAGTTCATCCTGTCTAA